The window CCCGTTTCTGGAGAACGTGATTCAGGACGAGCAGTTCCTGAAAGGGAATTATGACACGTCCTTTATTGACAGCCGTCCCGATCTGCTCCGGATTCCCAAGCGCCGCAACCGCGGAACCAAACTGCTGCAGTATATCGGACATGTCATCGTGAATGAACGTCCGGTGGAGAAGAAACCGGTGTTCGCCAAGCCGCCCCTGCCCCGGATTACGGAGGAACAGCAACGAATCTTTGCAAGCCAGATGGTTGGTGAAGGCCCCTATCCGTCCACCAAGCGGATTTTGGATGAGCAGGGGCCGGAGGGGCTGGCAAAATGGGTGCTTGCGCAGAAACGGTTGCTCGTCACCGATACCACCTTCCGCGACGCGCACCAGTCGTTGCTGGCCACGCGGGTGCGGACCGATGACATGGTCAAGGTTGCGGAAGCCACCTCCCGCCTGGCTCCGGAACTGTTCTCACTGGAACTGTGGGGCGGTGCCACCTTTGACGTGAGCATGCGTTTCCTCAAGGAGAGCCCTTGGGAGCGCCTGGACAAACTGAGAGAGCGCATTCCTAACATTCTCTTCCAGATGCTGCTGCGTGGTTCCAACGCGGTCGGATATACCAATTATCCGGACAACCTGGTGGTTGCGTTCATCAAGGAAGCGGCGAAGCGGGGAATCGATCTGTTCCGGATTTTCGACAGCCTCAACTGGCTGGACGGGATGCGGGTGGCCATCGATGCGGTGCGCAATGCCGGCAAGATTGCGGAAGGTACGATTTGCTACACGGGGGATGTGCTGGATCCTGCCGAAAGCAAGTACACGATGAAATACTATGTCCAGATGGCCAAGGAGCTGGAGAAAGCGGGCGCCCATATTCTCGGGATCAAGGATATGGCCGGTCTCTTGAAGCCATATGCGGCATACGAGCTCATCCGGACGCTCAAGCAAGAGGTAGGCATCCCCATCCACCTGCACACGCACGACACCAGCGGCAATGGGCTGGCGATGCTCCTGAAAGCGGCGGAAGCCGGGGTGGACATTGTGGATGCGGCGCTCAGCTCGATGTCCGGCACCACCTCCCAGCCCAGCCTGAATGCCTTGGTGGCGGCCCTGGCCCAGGATGAGCGGGCGACGGGCCTCAATCCGGACAACTTGCAGGCGCTGAGCGATTACTGGGAAAAGGTGCGGGAGTTTTACCAGCCCTTTGAAAGCGGCATGAAGGCCAGTTCGGCTGACATTTACAAGTACCAGATGCCTGGAGGCCAGTACACCAACCTGGAGCAGCAGGCCAAGGCGGTGGGCCTGGGTGATCGCTGGCCGGAAGTGAAAGAGGCCTACGCCATGGTCAACCGCATCCTGGGCGACATCGTCAAGGTGACGCCTTCCTCCAAGATGGTGGGCGACTTCGCGCTCTTCATGGTCCAAAACGGACTGGACGAGAAAACCCTCTACGAACGGGGCGAGCAGCTGGACTTCCCCGCTTCGGTAGTGGACTATTTCATGGGCTATATGGGCCAGCCGTACGGCGGGTTTCCGGAGCGGCTGCAGAAGATCGTCCTCAAAGGGAGGGAGCCCTTAAAGGGCCGGCCGGGCGAACTGCTGCCGCCGGTCGACTTCGCGGCGGTGGAAAAGGAGCTGGAAGAAAAGCTCAAGCGCCCCGTCAAGCATGAAGAGGTCCTTTCCTATTGCCTGTATCCGAAGGTCTTCCTGGATTACCAGAAACACCTGGAGGAATACGGGGACGTCTCGGTGCTGGATACGCCTACCTTCTTCTACGGCTTGCGGCCGGGAGAAGAGATTGCTGTCGAGATCGAACGGGGCAAGACGCTTTACATCAAGCTGATGTCGGTCGGCGAGCCGCAACGTACCGGCAAGCGGACGATTTACTTCGAGCTGAACGGTCAACCGCGTGAGATTGAGGTGGTCGACCAGTCGCTCAGCGAGACGGTCCAGTCCCGCCCGAAAGCCGACCTGAACGATCCGTCTCAGGTAGGCGTTTCGATGCCGGGGAAAGTGGTGAAAATCTTCGTTTCCGTCGGAGACAAGGTGAAGAAAGGGGAGCACCTGATGGTGACGGAAGCGATGAAGATGGAGACGACCATTCAGGCCTCCCAGGACGGAGTGGTGGAAGAGATCCTGGTCCGGGAAGGCGATGCCGTGGAAGCCGGAGACCTGGTGCTCAGGCTTAAACTCTAGGCGAATCTTAAACTCCTTTAAACACTAGGTGAATTCGGCCTCTTCATTGGGCTAGTTGCAAGGGGGCTATCCCAGTGCAGGCAAAGTCTGCGCGGGATAGCCCTTTTTTAGGTAAGATGGTCATACCAGGGATGATGACGTCTCTTGGGCATTGTGACCCCCTGAATTTGAATAGACGGCCCAATTTGTCGGAAACATTTTGATCGTCCAGCTCCACTTACCCTCTCTCTCATACATTGAATTTAAGAATGTACATGGAGGGGGAGGGTTTTTGCGTGGGCGGCAGAAAGCACACAGGTGACAGGAATGAAAAGGATTGGAAAAGCAGAGAAGACTGGAGAAGTAGAGAAGTTTTTGGCGTGGTTTACCATCGGGATGGGCATGACGATGATGACCAACATACCCACCAAATGTATCTGATCTCATGGGACGGGGAGGCGCTGCATGTTCACAACTTTGCCGGTGTGACCTCCTACAATGTGGGACACCGGCACCGGTATCTGGGAACGACCGAACCGGCGCCCAGCGGTGTCCCGCACACCCATGCCTACTATACGGAAACCTCGTTTGATGACGGACACAGGCACGTCATCCGCGGATGCACCGGGCCGGCTATTCCACTTCCCGGCGGTGGTCATTATCATCTGTTCAGGGGATATACCACGGTGGACGGGAGGATTCCGCACACCCATTATTACTGCGGAAAGACGAGCCCTTGATTGAATTGGCAAAACCATTGGTTGCACAGCAGGCCACAGATAAGAAAGATGCCCCTCTTTCAAATTGGTTTGATCGTGGCTATAAAGCTGTTGACGGGCGAAAATGAAACGGCAAGAGGGGATTCGGCGGGGTTGCGGCTAGATTCCCCCATGACACAAAGCCCTTTGGAAATGCCTATTGGCAATTCCAAAGGGCTGAAGCGTTTAACTTTGAAACTTTCATTTTAATAGCTCTGAAATAGCTCTGAATTTAATAGCTCTGAATGAACATCTGCACAAACGTTTTCCCGTAAGGGCCGCCATCCAGGATGCCGACGCCCACTTTGTTGAATGAAGGATTCATGATGTTGTTGCGGTGTCCAGGCGAGTTCATGAAGCTCTGATGCGCGCCGGTGACCGACGGGTTTTGGGCGATGTTTTCGGCGGCTGCCTGCCAATCGGTGACGCCAAAGGAACGCATCATGTCAAATGGTGAACCGTAGGTAGGCGAGGTATGGGAGAAATAGCCTCGATCAATCATGTCCTTGGCTTTCGCACGCGCAACTTTTACCAGGCGCATGTCCACCTGCAGGGGCTGTAGGCCCGCTTTTTGCCGCTCTTGGTTGATCAGCTGGACCATCTGTTTCTCGTCGGCAGTCAGGCTGGCCGGCAGTTGGTCATTGGTTCCTTGTTGCGGATTGCTTGGCGGTGTGGCCACGGGCGGCTGCTTGGCAGGAGGCTGCGAGACAGGCGGTTGTTTCGCCGGCGGCTGTTTCACCGGCGGTTGCTCGACAGGCGTTTGTTCGGCCGGCGGTTGTTTCACTGGCCATTGGATGACCAGCGGCTTGTCCATTTGCGTGGAATAAAAGAATTTGTATTGGCATTTTAATGGAATGTCGTACATGAATTGGGTATAGATTTTTGCCGCCTTTGTCACTGCGGTTTTGGTCACAGAAGGTTGCTCCGGTGACATGGCATTGGCTGAAGGAGCAGGCATCAGGGCCGCAGCGAAAAGCGTCATGCTGGTGCCGAGAATGGCCAGTTTTCGCAACAATTTTCTCACTCCTCTTCCCATGGTTTGATTTATCTATCTCTATCTGTCTTACGTGTCTAGGTTACTATAGATTGTGAGTGCCTCCTAGTTGTAAATCATGGCGTTCATGGAACAACATGGCGCTCCTGACAGAAATGTGTTATTGTTTGACCGGAGCTGCGCAAGGAAGGGTATAATTAGGAAAGACATTTATCTTGCAAGCATCTGGAGGCTGGAGCGTGCAACAGGAGATACGCGGGGCGTTGCATTTGATGTACAAGGCATATCGGCACATTTTGCCCAATGTCAATCGGGAGATTGGCAGGTGGCGGCGCCGGGCAGGTGAAATCCCCGATCCGGAGCTGCGGCAGCAAGCCTTGAACAGCATACGGTACAAAAAGTTCCACTGTCAGGGAGGCGCCATCTACGCGCTGCTGTCGGCTGGCGATCTCCGTCGCATTGTCCGGTTAATCGTGGCGTTTCAGACGATCAGCGATTACTTGGACAATTTGTGCGACCGCAGTTCATCGATGGCGGAAGAGGACTTTCGGCAGTTGCATCAGTCGATGCTGGACGCCGTTGATCCGGCGCATGCGCTTTCCGACTATTACCGGTATCATAAGGAAAAGGACGATGGCGGTTACCTGCGGGATCTGGTTCGCGCCTGTCAGGATGAGATCAGCCGGTTGCCAGCCTATCCGGTGGTTTATCCCGAAGTGCAAAAGCTGGTTCAGTTGTACTCGGACATGCAGACTTACAAACATATCCATCCCAGGGAAAGAGAGGCCAGGTTGCAGGCATGGTTTGGGGAATACCGGGATCAGCATTGGCGGGAAGTGAGGGAGCTCTACTGGAATGAATTTGCGGCAGCCTGCGGCTCCACATTAGGGGTGTTTGCCTTGTTTGCGGCAGCAAGCCTCCCCTTCTGCCACGAGCGGCTGGTCCGGGAGGTACGGCAAGCCTACTTTCCGTGGCTATGCGGCCTGCATATTTTATTGGATTACTTTATCGACCAAGAAGAGGATCGGATAGGCGGGGATTTGAATTTTGTCACTGCTTACCCGGATAGTGTGGATGTGTTGAAGCGGTTGCGGCTGTTCAGCCAGCAGGCGGCCGCGAGGGTACAGGGGCTGCCGCAGGCGCGGTTCCATCGCTTGGTCATTGAGGGCTTGCTGGGTCTGTACTTGTCCAACAACAAAGTGAAGGAGGCCGGGCATTTACGGCAAATCGCCCGACAGCTTCTGCGGGAACGGGGATGGCCGGCTCGCTTTTTCTATCTGAACGGCCGGCTCTTGATGGGCCATCAGGAGCAGACCCAGCCGGGACGAGGCTGATGATGGCGGACGTCCTGCGTGTCAATGACGCTTCCTTGAGGCTTTCTTGATTTGAAAGCCGATGCCGATCGTCAGAATGGTTGCCAGGCACAGAAGCAGGATGGCCACCGGGTTGCGGTAAGCGATGGCACTGGAAATACCGACCAGCAAAACGGCTGTCAAGACGGCAAAAAAGAAGGCCAATGGTTTGCTCAATGTCGTTCTCTCCTTTCGACAAACCTAGTGTACCACAAGTGTTCATTCAAAACGATAGGGGATGGAGCGTGGATGATGAACAGGATTGGCATCATAGGGGCAATGAACGAGGAAGTGGAAAAGTTTCGTCAAACAATGGTGATTGAGGAGAGCCGCAGCGTGGCCGGCATCTCTTTTTTTGTGGGGGAGTTTGAGGGTCGGCCGGTGGTGGTTTGCCAGTGCGGCGTGGGCAAGGTAAATGCGGCGATGTGCACGCAAATTCTGATCGACCGGTTTGCGGTTGACCAGGTGATCTTTACCGGGGTGGCAGGAGCCTTGGTGCCGACGCTGGACATCGGGGATATCGTGATTTCGACCGATTGCATCCAACACGATATGGACGTGCGGGCGCTTGGATTTGCGCGAGGCATGATCCCGTTTATGGATCAATCCATTTTCATTGCCGATCCGGGGTTGGTTGAGCTGGCTTATCGTGCTGCGCAGGAGACAGCAGACGGGCAACAGGTGATCCGGGGACGGATCCTGTCCGGCGATCAATTTGTCGCTGATCTGGATACGGTCAGCAGCCTCTACCTGGAATTGAGCGGTGCTTGCGTCGAAATGGAAGGGGCGGCGGTGGCGCAGGTTTGCACGCTGAACGGGGTCCCGTTTGTGATCATCCGCTCGATGTCTGACCGGGCCGACAAGTCAGCGGATGTCAATTTCCGCGAATTCGTCTGCATGGCTGCAGAACGCTCCTACCGGATTGTGGAACGGATGGTTCAATCCATGAAATGAAGCGTAAGAAGCCCCATTCCGTTTTGCATAACCGCTGCTTATTTGCTATATTATCTTTTGTGATGTCCATTTAGGAAAAGATTAAAATTTTCAAAATAAAATAAGATAAAGTAAGGTTTAAGGTTGGGAGAGGAGCGTTTTGGCAATGAGTCGGCAAGTCTGGATCAGACATCTCTTTTTTATCCTGGCAGTTGTTGCGATGGGGGCTTTCATCGCCGGCTGTTCTTCGGCAACCTCAGGAAAGGGGGAGACAGGAAAGGGAGAGGAAAATCTTGCGCAATATTATGCCTCCACCGAAGCGGAGCTGGGAAAGGACAAGCCCATTTATATCGATAAGGAGAACAAAAAGGTAAAAGTGTACGCTACGGTCAACGGGAAGTACCTGGTGGAGCCGACGCGGCATGGTCTCAACTGGGTGGAAGGCGCATACGGGGATCAGGCGGTGTTGAAAGGATATGCCAATCCGCTGGCCTTTTACAATGCGTTGATCGAGCTGGGGCTGACGCCGGCTGTGGCGAAAGGCGGCGATGCCAGCAAGGAGTTTGAGGAGACCCCGGAGGGCAAGGTAATCAAGGGGGATCCGCTGCAGATCACTGTCACCTGGGAAGGGGCTGGCAAGGAGTACGACATCAATGAAGTGATGCTGGATTCCACAGGCAAGGAGTTGGCTTATCGCTTCGGCGGGAATTATGATGCCGCGCTTAAAAAGATGACAGGGTGTTACATGTGTTTTGACAGTTGTTCGGTGGGGATTACCAGCAACGCTTCCCAGCCGGTGGGAACGTTTGAAAACGGCAAAGCCGAATTTCGCGGCAATCCGGAGGTGTTGCCCCAAGACGGCACACCGGTCATCGTGACGTTCGCCCCGAAACAGTGAGAACGATCGGCGATGGTGGGGGATCAGGATGAAGGTAGTGGGTAGATTGGGAGTTCACTTGCTGGCCTCCCTCTTTCTTTTTTACGCCATGGGACTGGGGGCCAGTCTCCTGCTCATCCAGAGCAAATGGCTGGATATGCGCTTTGATTGCGAATACGTGATTCTGGTTTCGATGTTGACGGGTTTATGGTCCACCTTTGTTGCATTGTTTATGGATGCGCCCAGGTTTTCTTGGTGGAGAAGAAGGGGGCCTTCGTTGGCCGCACTGGGGGCCAGCCTGGTTTTGGTCCTGCTTTTGACCCTGCCCAAGGGCGGATGGCTGATCATGCCGGCCTACGCCAGCCGGAAAGCCTTGTTTCTTGAGCAGGCACTGACGCTTTCGCAGATGAATGGCTGGCTGGCGGTTTGGTTTCTGGCAGGCCTGGCTTCCCTGATCGTGTCCTGGCGGATTCCCCTGGCATTTGTCAAGGGAGCGCCGATGCAATGGAAATCGCTTTCGCTCTGGACCCGCACGGGGATGTTGCTGATGTTTGGCCTGATCGGGCTGTTTCTCCTCGTGTATCTCGGGAACGGCGAATTTCAGGCCGCCGTCAACCACGCGGCGGCTGTGATGGCGCAGGCGGATGTGGAGGCTTTCCGGAATTATCTGCTTTCCTTTGGCCCGCTGGCTGCAGTGGTGTCCGGGCTCCTGATGGTGTTTCAATCCGTGATCGCGCCGCTCCCGGCTTTTGTCATCACGTTTTCCAACGGGTTGCTCTTCGGCTGGTTCTGGGGCGCAGTGCTTTCCTGGAGCAGCGCGATGGCCGGCGCTGTGCTCTGCTTTTACCTGGCAAAGTTTTTTGGCCGGCCGCTGGTGGAAAAACTGGTCAGCCGTACCGCCCTGGACTGGGCCGATCGGTTCTTTGCACAATATGGGAGCTATGCCATTTTTATCGCCAGGTTGGTGCCGGTGGTGTCGTTTGACCTGGTCAGCTATGCGGCCGGCTTGACCAATGTGGGCTTCTGGCATTTCTTCTGGGCCACGGGCCTTGGCCAGTTGCCGGCAACGCTCTTGTATTCGTATCTCGGACAGACGGCGACAGGCACGGTGAAGATTCTGTTCTTCCTCTTTACGATTGTGATTGCCCTGGCGGTCATCGGCATGCTGCTCAAACCGCGGCTGCTGAAAGCGGGTGAAAAGAAAGGGCAAGGGAAGGTTGAGGCGAAGTGATGATGAGGGGAGGCAACCATGGGGCAGAGGCGGCAGGAAGAAGCTCGGCGTTGCGCGCCGTGTTCCGGATGGGTATCCGGATAATGGTGAGCGCCGCTTTGCTCACATGGATGCTGACCCGGCTGGACTGGCCCGCCCTATGGGTGTCCCTGCGTGAGAGCCAGCTTGTATACTTGCTTCTGGCTTTTGGAGTGGTGCATGGGGTGGTTCTGGTCAGCGCATGGAAGTGGATGTTGCTGGTCTTGCCGCAGGAGGCGGCGAACAGGCGCCGGACAGGCATGAACTATGGATATTTCCTGAGATTGTATTACGTTGGCCTGTTCTTCAATCATTTTTTGCCGGGCAGTGTGGGAGGCGATGTCGTCCGGATTGCTTTGCTGAGAAAGTCGACAGGCTGGATGCTTGCGGCCGTCAGCGTGTTTGTGGAACGGTTGACCAGCGGCTTGGCGCTTGTGGCCATTGTGCTGGCGGGCGGATGGATGCTGGAGGCGGTGCGCCCCTTTCTGGAAATCGTGTTGCTGCTTGCCGGCTGCTTGATGCTGGTGGTTCTCCTGTTGTGGCGGCTGGCCCGCGACCGCAACCGGGAGACTTCCCAAAAGCTTGATGGCGGGGGTGCCGCCGCCCCTTCCGGCGGCAGGGCTGGCGCAGGCATCCGGAAGCGCCTGCGTCAAGGCTGGCAGGATGCGTTGTCGGTGTTCAGGCGGTACCGTGCGCAAAAGCCCGGCTGGTGGGTGCAAATCGCGCTCTGTTCCTTTGCCTTTCAGGCAGGGTTGGTCTGGATCAACGACCTGCTTTTCCGGGCAATGGGATACCGTCTTCCCTGGCTGGAGCTGCTTGTCTTCATCTCCCTGATTTCGGCACTGACGATGCTGCCGATTAGCGTGAACGGCCTTGGCGTCCGGGAGGTGAGCTACCTTTATTTCTTTCAGCAACTGGGCGTCCCGCAGGAAATCGCGGTTTCAGTCTCCCTGCTGTTTTTCCTGATGGTCGCCTTGTCCAGTTTGCCGGGGGGCCTGTTTTGGCTGAAGGCGGCAGGCAGGAAGAGGCATGAAGCCCTCGAGTCCACTTGATGAAATGGGGGGATAAGCCATGCAACCAGAGGTGGCGGAGGTTGCGCGCCGCACGCTCTGGCACTTCCGCTGGCTGGTGCTCGTCGTGCTGCTCGTGAACGGGGTATGGAATTTGGTCGTGCCCGGGGATATCCGCCGTTTTCTCTCCGTGCAGTCGATCGGTTGGGCTGTTTTCTTTTTGTGCTGGATGTGGGAAGGTTATTTTGAATGCTGGGCCTCTTGCCGCCGCAGACCATAGGGATACGGAGAACGTTGGCAAAAATGGATCAAGCGGGATATAAATAAAGGTGTGGCAAAGGATGGGAAAAGGATGAGGCGAAAGGGCGGTCTGGTCCTCGGTACCCTTTTGATACTGGCTGCTGTTTTGCTTGCGGCATGCTCGCCGAAAACGGCTGTACCGGATCAGCAGGAATCCGGTTCGGCAAGCGATGCTGCCGCCAAGGGTGAAGCGGTCCTCAAGCTCTCGTGGGAGGAGATTGAAGCCGCTGCAAAAGGGAGTCAGGTAAACTTGTTTATGTGGGGCGGTGATGACGGCATCAACCGCTATATCGATGAGTGGGTCGCCCCCAGGGTGAAGGAACAGTACGGGATCACCCTGAAGCGGTATCCGATGGATGCCTCGGAATTTATCAATAAGCTGTTGAGCGAGAAGCAGTCCAGGAAGCAAGCGGGAAGCATGGATATCATCTGGATCAATGGCGAAAACTTCCGGAACGCCAAGGAAAACGGCCTGCTGCTCGGTCCGATTGCCCCCCTGTTGCCCAATGTGCAGCGCTACATGGATCCGGAGCGGCATGATTTGAAGTACGATTTCGGATATCCGACAGAAGGCTATGAGGTGCCCTGGGGCCGGGTACAATTTGTCTTCGCTTACGATTCGGCCAAGGTAAGCAATCCGCCCCGCACGCTGGAGCAGCTTGTCGAATGGGTGAAGAAACATCCCGGGAAGTTTACATATCCGGCACCTCCCGATTTTACAGGCAGCGCATTCATCCGCCATGTCCTCTTTGAAACAGCCGGCGGCGTCGAACCCTTCCTGAAACCGTTCGATGAACAGACGATGGAATCGTACGGTCAGGCCGTCTGGGATGTATTGAACGAGATGGCCCCATACCTCTGGCGCCAGGGAAAGTCGTATCCCCAGTCACTGGCGCAGCTGGACCAGTTGTACCAGAACGGAGAAGTCTGGATGACCATGGGGTATGACGAGGCGAGGCCTTCCTTGCGGATCGCGGAAGGCCAGTTTCCGCCGACCACCAGAACGTTCGTCTTGGAAGGGGGAACATTGGCCAATTCCCATTACCTGGCGGTTCCTTTCAATGCCCCTAATCCGCACGGCGCTTTGACAGTCATTAATTTTCTCCTTTCGCCGGAGGCCCAGAAGAAGAAAATGGAGCAAACCTACTGGGGAGAAAATATGTCCTTGGACCTCGAGCGGCTGTCGCCGGCGGATCAGGAATGGGTCCGGCGGCTGGACAGGGGAGTAGCCACTCTTCCGGAGGATGTCCTGGCCAAGCACCGCCTCCCTGAAATCGACGGCCGCTATGTGGAATGGCTGGAAAGAAAATGGCTTGAAAAGGTCGGAAAATAGGTGGAATCGAAGGTGAAGCACAAGAGAGCGGAACAACGGTTCGGGTGGCCGTGGGGGGTGATCCCCGCGGCGTTGTTTTTTCTCGTCTTTTTCTGCGGAGGTCTGCTACAGGCAATCTGGTTCAGTTTCCTTCCGGACGGGGACGGACACCAGGGGATCGGCTGGGCGTACCGGGAACTGGCCAGTCCAGACTTTTTGCATTCACTTGGCGTGACGGTCGGGATGTCCGCAGCGGTGGCCTTATTTTGCGGCGTGATGGGACTGGGGGCGGCCATCTTGCTGACGCGTCCGGCCGGATGGCGGCAAAAATGGTATCTCTTGTTCCAATTTCCGATGGCGTTGCCCCATTTGATGGCCGCTTACCTCCTTTCACAGATGTTGTGGCAGAGCGGCTGGTTGTCCCGTCTGGCTTACCATTTGGGGTGGATTGACGAGATGGAACAATTTCCGGTGCTGACTCAGGATGCGTGGGGAGTGGGCGTCCTGATGGCCTATGCCTGGAAAGAAATTCCTTTCATGATATTGTTGCTGGTGCCCTTCCTCCTCCGGCTGCAAGACCAGTGGGAGGAAACGGCCCGGTCACTGGGGGCTTCGGAAGGGCAGATTTTGCGTTGGGTGATTTTGCCTTTGCTCTGGCCTGCCTGGGTGGGGGGCATGTGGATTCTTTTTGCTTTTGTGCTCGGAGCTTATGAGATTCCGGCATTGATGGCCGGCACTTTTCCCGGATGGGTACCGGTGCGAGCGTGGCAGGAGTACACGATGTTCGGTCCGGAACGGCGCGCGGTGGCCATTGCGATGAACCTGGTGCTCCTTGTGGTGGCCCTGACGGTTGGGTTGTTGCTCCTCCATCTGCAACGAGTATGGTATGGTAGAGGGAGGAGGATCTAGGCGTTGAGGGATCTGCAGTTCAACCTGCGGTCCGGGGGAAGATGGGTTGAATGGCTTCTGCTAGGGCTTTTGTCCCTCTTTCTTCTCCTTCCCCTGATTCCGCTGGTGCTCTGGAGTTTGGCCGGCCATTGGCCCTGGCCCGAGGTTTGGCCGCGACAGTGGAGCGGCAAGTCCTGGACATATTTGTTTTCGCCGACTGGGAGGGCCTGGGAGGGGCTGATGAACAGCTGGCTGGTTGCATGTCTTACCTTGTTGTTCAACCTGTTTCTGGGCGTACCGGCGGCCCGGACACTGGCCATGCGGCGGTTTCGAGGACGGGGCTTGCTATTCGGACTGTTCTTGGCGCCGCTGTTTGTCCCTTTTACGGTAACGGTGATGGGGATGCACCTGTGGATGTCACGCTGGCCGGGGGAATTCCTGCACATCAGCGTCGCGCTGGCGCATCTGCTGCCGACGCTGCCATACTTCATCGCCATTCTCTGGTATCAGTACCGACTGCTTGGCAGCCACTTGCAGGAGGCGGCACGCACGCTTGGGGCCAGTTCATGGCAGATTTTTCGCTGGGTGGAGCTTCCGCTATTGTGGCCGGGCCTTGCGATGGGGAGCGTATTGGTCGTGCTCATCTCGCTCAGCCAGTACGTCGTCACCTGGGTGACCAGCGGCGGCACGCTGCTGACGCTGCCACTCCTGATGTTTCCGTTTGCCAGCAGCGGCAAGGCATCGCTGGTGGCTGTCTATAGCTTGTGGTACATGTGGCCGGTGCTCTGTCTCTATTTGGTGTATCTGTGGGCTGCGGGCCGGACACAGGTTCCGGGAAGAAGGAGATTTGCCAGAAAGAGAATGTGAATGAGGACATGGAAGGGCGCGGATGATGTTATACCTGGAAGATGTTGCGATCGATTACGGTGGACACCCGGTGATTTCATCCCTTGATTTGCGTCTGGAACGAGGCGAGATCTTCGTTCTGCTGGGACCCTCGGGAAGCGGCAAAAGCACCCTGTTGAAGGGGATAGCCGGGGTGTTGCCGTTGCAGGCGGGCCGCCTCGTTTGGGAAGAAAAGCCCGGCAGGGTGGGCTTGGTCTTTCAGGAGCCACGTCTCTTTCCCCATTTGACGGTCATGGAGAACCTGGCTTTTGGCCTCAGGGCGCAGAAAGTGCCCAAAAGGGAGCGGGCACGGCGGGTGGAGGCCATGGTGGAAACCTTGCAATTGGCCGGTTTGGAAGGGCGGTATCCGCACCAGTTGTCCGGCGGGCAAATGCAACGGGTGGCGCTGGGGCGGGTGCTGGTGCTGGAACCGGATCTGTTGCTTCTGGATGAACCGTTTTCCTCGCTGGATACTCCGCTGCGGGTGGAGCTCAGCCGGTGGCTGTGGAGGGTGCAGCGGGAGAAGGGGTTCACCGTGCTCTGGGTGACCCACCTGCTGGATGAGGCCTTTATGGTGGCGGATCGAATGGGCGTCATGATGAAAGGGCGGCTTCTGCAAGTGGGAAAACCGTTGGAGGTCTACCATTACCCCGGT is drawn from Bacillus thermozeamaize and contains these coding sequences:
- a CDS encoding 5'-methylthioadenosine/S-adenosylhomocysteine nucleosidase; translation: MMNRIGIIGAMNEEVEKFRQTMVIEESRSVAGISFFVGEFEGRPVVVCQCGVGKVNAAMCTQILIDRFAVDQVIFTGVAGALVPTLDIGDIVISTDCIQHDMDVRALGFARGMIPFMDQSIFIADPGLVELAYRAAQETADGQQVIRGRILSGDQFVADLDTVSSLYLELSGACVEMEGAAVAQVCTLNGVPFVIIRSMSDRADKSADVNFREFVCMAAERSYRIVERMVQSMK
- a CDS encoding ABC transporter substrate-binding protein, coding for MRRKGGLVLGTLLILAAVLLAACSPKTAVPDQQESGSASDAAAKGEAVLKLSWEEIEAAAKGSQVNLFMWGGDDGINRYIDEWVAPRVKEQYGITLKRYPMDASEFINKLLSEKQSRKQAGSMDIIWINGENFRNAKENGLLLGPIAPLLPNVQRYMDPERHDLKYDFGYPTEGYEVPWGRVQFVFAYDSAKVSNPPRTLEQLVEWVKKHPGKFTYPAPPDFTGSAFIRHVLFETAGGVEPFLKPFDEQTMESYGQAVWDVLNEMAPYLWRQGKSYPQSLAQLDQLYQNGEVWMTMGYDEARPSLRIAEGQFPPTTRTFVLEGGTLANSHYLAVPFNAPNPHGALTVINFLLSPEAQKKKMEQTYWGENMSLDLERLSPADQEWVRRLDRGVATLPEDVLAKHRLPEIDGRYVEWLERKWLEKVGK
- a CDS encoding spermidine/putrescine ABC transporter permease gives rise to the protein MESKVKHKRAEQRFGWPWGVIPAALFFLVFFCGGLLQAIWFSFLPDGDGHQGIGWAYRELASPDFLHSLGVTVGMSAAVALFCGVMGLGAAILLTRPAGWRQKWYLLFQFPMALPHLMAAYLLSQMLWQSGWLSRLAYHLGWIDEMEQFPVLTQDAWGVGVLMAYAWKEIPFMILLLVPFLLRLQDQWEETARSLGASEGQILRWVILPLLWPAWVGGMWILFAFVLGAYEIPALMAGTFPGWVPVRAWQEYTMFGPERRAVAIAMNLVLLVVALTVGLLLLHLQRVWYGRGRRI
- a CDS encoding pyruvate carboxylase, whose product is MGGIKRFQKVLVANRGEIAIRVFRACTEMKIRTVAIYSEQDSASLHRFKADEAYLVGEGKAPIEAYLDIEGIIEIAKRNDVDAIHPGYGFLAENATFARRCEEEGITFIGPSPEHINMFGDKVEARRQAIAAGIPVIPGTDEPIQDLADAERFVAEHGLPIMIKAAAGGGGRGMRVVKRAEELPEAFNRARSEARSAFGDDRVYLEKLIERPKHIEVQILGDRYGNVVHLYERDCSIQRRHQKVVEVAPARTLTPELREEICQSALRLMQRVGYANAGTVEFLVTDEGKFYFIEVNPRIQVEHTITELITGVDLVRAQIRLAEGYPLTDPEVGVPAQEQITTTGYAIQCRITTEDPENGFLPDTGRLVAYRSPGGFGVRLDGSNGFTGALITPYYDSLLVKACTYANTFEMAADKMLRVLREFRIRGVKTNIPFLENVIQDEQFLKGNYDTSFIDSRPDLLRIPKRRNRGTKLLQYIGHVIVNERPVEKKPVFAKPPLPRITEEQQRIFASQMVGEGPYPSTKRILDEQGPEGLAKWVLAQKRLLVTDTTFRDAHQSLLATRVRTDDMVKVAEATSRLAPELFSLELWGGATFDVSMRFLKESPWERLDKLRERIPNILFQMLLRGSNAVGYTNYPDNLVVAFIKEAAKRGIDLFRIFDSLNWLDGMRVAIDAVRNAGKIAEGTICYTGDVLDPAESKYTMKYYVQMAKELEKAGAHILGIKDMAGLLKPYAAYELIRTLKQEVGIPIHLHTHDTSGNGLAMLLKAAEAGVDIVDAALSSMSGTTSQPSLNALVAALAQDERATGLNPDNLQALSDYWEKVREFYQPFESGMKASSADIYKYQMPGGQYTNLEQQAKAVGLGDRWPEVKEAYAMVNRILGDIVKVTPSSKMVGDFALFMVQNGLDEKTLYERGEQLDFPASVVDYFMGYMGQPYGGFPERLQKIVLKGREPLKGRPGELLPPVDFAAVEKELEEKLKRPVKHEEVLSYCLYPKVFLDYQKHLEEYGDVSVLDTPTFFYGLRPGEEIAVEIERGKTLYIKLMSVGEPQRTGKRTIYFELNGQPREIEVVDQSLSETVQSRPKADLNDPSQVGVSMPGKVVKIFVSVGDKVKKGEHLMVTEAMKMETTIQASQDGVVEEILVREGDAVEAGDLVLRLKL